The following are encoded together in the Pseudoalteromonas ruthenica genome:
- the flgN gene encoding flagellar export chaperone FlgN, with protein sequence MADSALSVALGQQLSSLQDLLQLLEDELSAIAGRSGDELKELTPKKEQALVQIQQQDQHIAQLLKAQEQEVLAPHQEMIEHAQTLLLKCKQQNQVNAQAAHNAQLTVKQLKDILIGAPSSLTYAADGGIDRSENKIVKNLKA encoded by the coding sequence ATGGCTGATTCGGCACTTAGTGTGGCTCTCGGCCAACAGCTCTCAAGTTTACAAGACTTGCTACAACTACTTGAAGATGAGTTGAGCGCTATTGCCGGGCGCAGTGGTGATGAACTGAAGGAATTAACGCCTAAAAAAGAACAGGCGCTTGTTCAAATTCAGCAACAAGACCAGCATATTGCTCAGCTATTAAAAGCGCAAGAGCAAGAGGTATTAGCGCCGCACCAAGAGATGATAGAGCATGCACAGACTTTATTGCTAAAGTGCAAACAGCAAAATCAAGTGAATGCTCAGGCTGCTCACAACGCTCAGCTCACTGTCAAACAACTCAAAGATATTCTTATCGGCGCACCAAGTTCATTAACCTATGCTGCCGACGGCGGGATTGACCGCAGCGAAAATAAAATCGTAAAGAATTTAAAAGCCTGA
- a CDS encoding retention module-containing protein, whose protein sequence is MDQLIVKEVVGEVFVRLPNGEVKLVSVGDSIVQGARIMTQAQSSVTLSGTHSDFEIPANQHVSLGADTLAEFGLSLDEHQVAQQSVAEALNGLDAQPTSPSATNEDPSISSFLDALQGDGDILDALEATAAGAGGGAAGGGGTSFVQLTRISETLSGQQLTLNDDFSAQNQGAITVENTGDGVLPEGEAASGESGVITVTPIGLTNNPDIQVSGTSTNMAGQTATVTLITANGVSIEQTVVIDDGGQWQVVFSDEVADGAFEVTVTATDPQGNTVVGTTSGELDTTAPVIVIATPIDEDDPTPAISGSSDLEAGAAVNVLITDAAGATQTLVATVGEDGTWQVQVTQPLVQGEFSVVASSTDEAGNIGQVQAQGSFNGDTDLESLTIDIAAIGTTNDSTPSLAGSTDAPDGSVITITVVDALGNGQSITTTAVAGQWQIDVAQPLAEGEFSVTASVAAGGLEASDSESGLLDSQAPSIVIDSLATISDNTPIISGSSDEIGATVNILVTDAAGVAQSLTAVVQADGSWQVEVPQALAEGEFEVQANITDAAGNSASDTEQGNIDTTAPSLDIEPLISTGDSTPLISGSSDEIGATVNILVTDAAGVAQSLTAVVQADGSWQVEVPQALAEGEFEVQASVTDAAGNNASDTEQGVIDVSAPEITIDSPAITNDTTPDITGTSSEIGATVIVVITGAEGNRQTLEATVQQDGSWQVQTQQPLGEGIYQVQASVVDASGNSASDTAQGEVDTTAPSLTLNPLGVTNDPTPVISGTSDEIGATIAVEVVDANGTTQSFTAVVQSDGSWQVEVPTELAEGGYQVEASVSDEAGNSTSATASGTIDTNAPDLSIDPLSSTNDVTPTISGSSSAIGAAVNLTLTDANGQIQTVTAVVAADGSWQVSVPQALAEGVFTVSASVTDAQGNEAQANAQGQIDVTAPTLSIDPLGAQSDTTPIISGVSSQVGASVVIEVTDSDGTTQTLTAVVQSDGRWQVEASQPLAEGDYTVLASVTDEAGNNTQASAQGSIDASAPDLTIDNPGIGNDTTPIITGSSSEVGATVAITVVDASGNTQTVQATVQDDGTWSASLAAPLAEGQYTITAEVSDNAGNQANDQVQGEVDITAPSVTISPVGSVNDETPVISGSAEGNEGDVVSITVVDASGDSQSFTALLAGDGSWTAEVPTALAEGDFDITASITDAAGNEGTDNESGTVDTAGPGITIDPVGVISDATPVISGISAGAAPGAVVSIVVVDALGNVQNLSAAVGADGTWSANVGAALAEGEFTITASVDDGAGNTSTDSETGVIDTLAPSVEIDPLELTNDNTPLISGGSSEANSQLTLIFTDSQGNSQSVITTTDANGNWQVSAPSALADGTYTVAATIVDDAGNTGTDSQSAVIDTIGPELTIVPSFLLGNLVSLSGTSDLPAGSEVTITEHLVGGGIGATYTAITDADGNWTLVNLTVPLLTLAYVTASASDAAGNSTTISTLDFDNEPPVLSIDTLGLTNDSTPVISGTTDVADGTVVEVIVTDAFGDQQTLQASTSNGNWSVAVPTALAEGGFTVAAAVRDDVGNLTEVSATGEVDTTAPSLSVNVPANGNDNTPLISGTSDEIGATVSVTVTDGNGDSQNISTVVAADGTWAVTPSALSDGTFSVSATIMDDAGNTTTVSNTGSIDTQGVSVTLDPLGLGNDATPLLSGTSSEIGREVSISVLDNNGDTYTLSATVDGSGNWSVPAPSLAEGDYTVTVSVSDAAGNSSSASDTGTIDTIAPTVSIDASSVALTNDNTPQVSGSSNEANAQVSVQFVDDAGTIHTVTTNTDNNGDWSISASAVLVDGQYTVTARVTDQAGNTGSAVDSGIIDTTPISFEVTDFDPGILGLVLPSAEGTAPAGTEIYIIGSSLLGVGLAGIDLDVLSTYPSTTTDGDGNWQYTLSLLDVDLLSGEDYYFVTIDDAGNYLVKDTDNQEVERGSIYDNAAADQTLEASVASEDDLAFESGEQSHYASVETLDYETVSLSLNGEQFTEFNQVKEITVNAEQTISESGLLGAESILDNPDEAEEVLAQFDDLASEQTITSEEHGFGGASQYATVGDDEVIKAMLDSSGKGEL, encoded by the coding sequence ATGGATCAGTTAATTGTAAAAGAGGTAGTAGGGGAAGTATTTGTACGTTTGCCCAATGGTGAGGTAAAGCTTGTTAGCGTTGGCGATAGTATCGTCCAAGGCGCGCGCATAATGACCCAAGCACAAAGCTCAGTGACACTCTCAGGCACTCACAGCGACTTTGAAATTCCTGCCAATCAGCATGTATCGCTAGGGGCAGACACGCTAGCTGAATTTGGTTTGAGCCTAGATGAGCATCAGGTCGCCCAGCAAAGTGTTGCCGAGGCACTCAATGGCCTTGATGCACAGCCGACCTCACCTTCTGCCACTAACGAAGACCCCAGTATTTCCTCTTTTTTGGATGCACTGCAAGGTGACGGTGACATTCTCGATGCCTTAGAAGCAACCGCTGCTGGTGCGGGTGGAGGCGCCGCTGGTGGAGGGGGGACCTCTTTTGTACAGCTCACACGTATCAGCGAAACGCTATCAGGTCAGCAACTGACCTTAAATGACGATTTTAGTGCTCAGAATCAAGGTGCGATAACGGTTGAGAATACCGGCGATGGGGTGTTGCCAGAGGGTGAAGCAGCGAGTGGTGAGAGCGGAGTTATTACGGTGACGCCGATAGGTTTAACTAATAACCCAGACATTCAAGTCAGTGGCACCAGTACAAATATGGCAGGGCAAACTGCGACTGTGACATTGATCACGGCTAATGGTGTTTCGATTGAGCAGACAGTGGTTATTGATGATGGCGGTCAGTGGCAAGTGGTATTCTCTGATGAGGTAGCAGACGGAGCGTTCGAAGTGACTGTTACGGCCACCGATCCTCAGGGAAACACTGTGGTGGGAACAACATCAGGGGAGCTGGACACCACAGCCCCCGTTATTGTTATCGCTACACCTATAGATGAAGATGACCCGACGCCAGCTATTTCGGGGAGCAGTGATTTAGAGGCTGGAGCAGCAGTCAATGTACTCATTACAGATGCAGCAGGTGCTACCCAAACACTGGTCGCTACTGTGGGGGAAGACGGCACTTGGCAAGTGCAAGTGACACAACCGTTGGTGCAAGGGGAGTTCAGTGTTGTTGCTAGCAGCACTGATGAAGCAGGGAATATTGGCCAGGTGCAGGCACAGGGCAGCTTTAATGGTGACACTGACCTAGAGAGTTTAACTATTGATATCGCTGCGATTGGCACCACAAACGACAGCACGCCGAGTCTAGCGGGCAGCACGGATGCCCCTGATGGCAGTGTGATCACTATCACTGTCGTTGACGCTTTGGGAAATGGGCAGAGTATAACCACGACAGCTGTTGCCGGTCAGTGGCAAATTGATGTGGCTCAGCCATTGGCCGAAGGCGAGTTCTCAGTGACCGCATCTGTAGCGGCGGGTGGCTTAGAGGCCAGTGACTCAGAGTCTGGTTTATTGGACAGCCAAGCACCCAGTATAGTCATTGACTCTTTAGCAACTATAAGTGATAACACCCCAATAATCAGTGGCAGCAGTGATGAAATCGGCGCTACCGTCAACATATTGGTTACTGATGCGGCGGGAGTTGCGCAAAGTTTAACGGCTGTCGTCCAGGCAGATGGTAGTTGGCAGGTGGAGGTGCCACAGGCGCTGGCTGAGGGAGAGTTTGAGGTACAGGCTAATATCACTGATGCCGCAGGTAATAGCGCCAGCGATACCGAGCAAGGCAATATAGATACCACTGCTCCAAGTTTAGATATTGAGCCATTGATCTCAACTGGTGACAGTACACCGTTAATTTCAGGTAGTAGTGATGAAATCGGCGCCACAGTCAATATATTGGTTACAGATGCGGCGGGGGTTGCGCAAAGTTTAACGGCTGTCGTCCAGGCAGATGGTAGCTGGCAGGTGGAGGTGCCACAGGCGCTGGCTGAGGGAGAGTTTGAGGTACAGGCAAGTGTCACTGATGCGGCAGGCAATAACGCCAGTGATACCGAGCAAGGAGTTATAGATGTCAGTGCGCCTGAGATAACGATAGACTCCCCTGCGATTACCAATGATACAACCCCTGACATAACTGGTACCAGTAGTGAAATAGGCGCTACAGTTATTGTTGTTATCACAGGAGCCGAGGGCAATCGACAAACATTAGAAGCGACAGTGCAGCAAGATGGTAGCTGGCAGGTGCAAACTCAACAACCGCTAGGTGAAGGAATTTACCAAGTGCAGGCGAGTGTGGTTGATGCATCCGGTAACAGTGCCAGTGATACTGCTCAAGGTGAGGTGGATACTACGGCGCCAAGTCTGACTCTTAATCCACTTGGAGTCACGAACGATCCTACTCCAGTGATTTCCGGAACAAGTGATGAGATAGGAGCAACGATAGCGGTCGAAGTGGTTGATGCGAATGGTACAACTCAGTCATTCACTGCTGTGGTGCAAAGCGACGGAAGTTGGCAAGTAGAGGTGCCGACAGAGCTTGCTGAAGGGGGATACCAAGTTGAGGCCAGTGTGAGCGATGAAGCTGGAAACAGCACATCAGCAACGGCAAGTGGAACAATTGATACCAATGCTCCCGATTTGAGCATCGACCCGCTATCATCTACCAATGATGTAACACCAACGATTTCAGGTTCTAGCAGTGCAATAGGTGCCGCAGTAAATTTGACTCTCACCGATGCAAATGGGCAGATACAAACCGTAACAGCGGTGGTGGCGGCAGATGGTAGTTGGCAAGTGTCTGTCCCGCAGGCGCTTGCTGAGGGGGTTTTTACCGTTTCAGCGAGTGTTACTGATGCCCAAGGAAATGAAGCGCAGGCAAATGCCCAAGGGCAAATAGATGTTACGGCTCCGACGCTCAGTATTGACCCGCTTGGAGCGCAAAGTGATACCACGCCTATTATTTCCGGTGTTAGTTCGCAAGTGGGCGCAAGCGTGGTTATCGAGGTCACCGATAGCGATGGTACGACGCAAACGTTAACAGCAGTGGTGCAAAGCGATGGTCGCTGGCAGGTAGAAGCCTCCCAGCCGTTAGCTGAAGGGGATTATACTGTACTTGCATCAGTGACTGATGAAGCAGGGAATAACACCCAAGCGTCAGCGCAGGGCAGTATTGATGCCAGCGCACCGGATTTGACCATCGACAACCCGGGTATAGGCAATGACACGACTCCAATCATTACTGGCAGTAGTTCTGAGGTTGGAGCAACGGTGGCTATTACCGTGGTCGATGCCAGTGGTAATACCCAGACGGTTCAGGCGACGGTGCAAGATGATGGCACTTGGAGTGCTTCGCTCGCCGCGCCCTTAGCTGAAGGGCAATACACTATCACCGCCGAAGTCAGTGACAATGCCGGTAACCAAGCGAATGATCAAGTCCAAGGTGAAGTGGATATTACAGCACCCTCTGTGACAATTTCGCCCGTTGGCAGTGTGAATGATGAAACCCCTGTAATTAGCGGCAGTGCTGAAGGCAATGAGGGGGACGTTGTATCAATTACCGTAGTTGATGCCAGCGGAGATAGTCAGAGTTTTACGGCACTGTTAGCCGGTGATGGCAGTTGGACAGCAGAGGTGCCCACTGCACTTGCTGAGGGGGATTTTGATATTACCGCCAGCATTACTGATGCCGCAGGAAACGAGGGCACCGACAATGAATCCGGTACTGTTGATACTGCCGGTCCAGGGATCACGATTGATCCCGTAGGAGTGATAAGCGATGCCACTCCTGTTATTTCTGGTATATCAGCGGGCGCTGCGCCTGGAGCCGTGGTGTCAATAGTCGTGGTTGATGCCCTTGGCAATGTTCAGAACTTGAGCGCCGCAGTCGGCGCAGACGGTACATGGAGCGCAAACGTTGGTGCAGCGCTGGCAGAAGGAGAGTTTACTATCACAGCCAGCGTTGACGATGGAGCTGGCAACACCTCAACGGATTCTGAGACAGGGGTTATCGATACTCTTGCTCCAAGTGTTGAGATTGACCCACTCGAGCTCACTAACGACAACACGCCCCTTATTTCTGGGGGCTCAAGCGAGGCGAACAGCCAATTAACACTTATCTTTACTGATTCTCAGGGGAACAGTCAAAGCGTAATCACTACCACTGATGCCAATGGGAATTGGCAGGTATCCGCTCCTTCAGCGTTAGCCGATGGTACTTATACCGTGGCCGCGACCATTGTTGATGATGCAGGCAATACGGGTACTGATTCTCAGAGTGCTGTAATTGATACCATTGGCCCTGAGTTGACCATAGTGCCATCGTTTCTGTTAGGTAATCTTGTTTCCTTGTCTGGTACTTCGGATTTGCCCGCAGGCAGTGAGGTCACCATCACAGAGCACCTCGTCGGAGGAGGGATTGGTGCAACGTACACAGCGATCACCGATGCGGATGGCAATTGGACTTTAGTTAATTTGACGGTGCCGCTTCTGACATTAGCCTATGTGACTGCGTCAGCCTCTGATGCCGCTGGTAATTCGACCACCATCAGTACACTCGATTTTGATAATGAACCGCCTGTCCTTAGCATTGATACCCTTGGCTTAACTAATGACAGCACGCCAGTTATCAGCGGCACAACGGATGTGGCTGATGGCACCGTGGTAGAGGTGATAGTGACCGATGCGTTCGGTGACCAGCAAACCCTGCAAGCGTCTACCTCAAATGGCAACTGGTCTGTGGCTGTGCCTACGGCGCTGGCTGAAGGTGGTTTTACTGTAGCAGCGGCAGTACGTGATGACGTTGGCAATCTAACCGAAGTGAGCGCAACCGGTGAGGTGGATACCACCGCCCCTAGCCTAAGCGTGAACGTGCCAGCAAATGGCAATGACAATACCCCGCTTATCTCAGGGACCAGTGATGAAATAGGTGCCACTGTCTCTGTCACAGTCACTGACGGCAATGGTGATAGCCAGAATATTTCTACCGTTGTCGCAGCCGATGGCACCTGGGCTGTGACGCCTTCAGCGTTATCTGACGGCACCTTCTCCGTGAGTGCAACGATAATGGATGATGCGGGCAATACCACCACAGTGTCTAACACCGGAAGTATTGATACTCAAGGAGTGAGTGTCACCCTTGACCCATTAGGGTTAGGGAACGATGCCACACCGCTGCTGAGCGGTACATCGAGTGAAATAGGCAGGGAAGTGAGTATTAGTGTGCTGGATAACAACGGTGATACTTACACACTCAGTGCGACGGTAGACGGCAGTGGTAATTGGTCGGTGCCTGCCCCCAGCCTGGCTGAAGGAGACTACACCGTAACCGTCAGTGTTTCTGATGCTGCTGGCAATAGCAGCAGTGCAAGCGACACTGGCACCATAGATACCATTGCACCGACCGTAAGCATTGATGCAAGCAGCGTGGCACTAACTAATGACAACACCCCGCAAGTCAGTGGCTCCTCAAATGAAGCGAATGCTCAGGTGAGTGTGCAATTTGTGGATGATGCGGGCACTATCCACACGGTGACCACCAACACAGATAACAACGGTGATTGGTCTATTAGCGCCAGTGCAGTACTGGTCGATGGTCAATATACGGTGACCGCACGTGTTACCGACCAAGCGGGAAATACCGGTAGTGCTGTGGATAGCGGTATCATAGATACAACTCCCATTAGCTTTGAAGTCACTGATTTTGACCCCGGCATTTTGGGTTTAGTGCTACCGTCAGCGGAAGGCACAGCACCTGCAGGTACAGAGATCTACATTATTGGCTCTAGCCTGCTAGGTGTAGGGCTAGCTGGCATCGACCTTGATGTGTTAAGCACGTACCCCAGCACGACGACTGACGGTGATGGCAACTGGCAGTACACTCTATCTTTATTAGATGTTGATTTACTTAGCGGTGAAGATTATTACTTCGTGACTATTGATGATGCCGGCAACTACCTCGTAAAAGACACTGACAATCAAGAAGTGGAGCGCGGCTCAATTTATGACAATGCTGCTGCGGATCAGACGTTGGAGGCCAGTGTGGCAAGCGAAGATGATTTGGCCTTCGAATCAGGTGAGCAAAGCCATTATGCCAGTGTTGAAACTCTGGATTATGAGACTGTAAGCTTGAGCTTAAATGGTGAGCAGTTTACCGAGTTTAACCAAGTAAAAGAAATCACAGTCAATGCCGAGCAAACTATCAGTGAATCGGGCTTGTTAGGCGCTGAGTCTATTTTGGATAATCCCGATGAGGCAGAAGAGGTATTAGCTCAATTTGATGATTTAGCCTCAGAGCAAACAATAACAAGTGAGGAGCATGGCTTTGGAGGAGCCTCGCAATATGCCACTGTTGGCGATGATGAAGTGATCAAAGCAATGCTGGATAGCTCGGGCAAAGGCGAACTGTAA
- the flgM gene encoding flagellar biosynthesis anti-sigma factor FlgM: protein MVNQVNKGQQGSVYNTPQNKVEQQKLNQTQTQGNEANAKASTKAAADSVSLTPQAKQMKSLQEKAERSSGFDQQKVDELKQAISEGKYQVDSEKLAKNIAAFEFDLYG, encoded by the coding sequence ATGGTGAATCAAGTCAACAAAGGCCAGCAAGGCTCGGTGTACAACACACCACAAAATAAAGTGGAGCAACAAAAGCTCAACCAAACGCAAACACAAGGTAATGAGGCAAATGCAAAAGCCAGTACCAAGGCTGCAGCAGACTCAGTAAGCCTTACGCCACAAGCAAAGCAAATGAAGTCTTTGCAAGAAAAAGCAGAGCGCTCATCAGGGTTCGATCAACAAAAGGTTGACGAATTAAAGCAAGCTATCAGTGAAGGCAAATATCAAGTAGATAGCGAAAAGCTTGCTAAAAACATCGCTGCGTTTGAGTTCGATTTGTATGGCTGA